CAAACATTTGGTTACAAAGAAATTGGCAACCATAGAGGAGGCCAACCGCATATTCGATATGTTGAAATTGATGCAAAAGCAAAGGTTAGATTTCGGTTTAGCCGACGATTTGCTTACCGCAATATTCCAAAACCCATCGGCTACGTTTGATGAGGCACTGTTGCTTTGTGGGTATAATGTCTACCGCTTTGAGGAACTTTCGGCAATGATTCTACCGCTAGTAGAGGAGTTCGGGCAAATCAGACGAACTATCAATTCGGAAAATGCAGTTCGCTGGGTAATGGGCAAGCTGCGTAAGGCGGCAAAGGGAAACCTTCCGCTCTCATCGTTGCTACCTCTAGTGCTGCCGGTGGTAAACCACAACCTCAAACCTCATCAATTCACCCTTTAGTTTATTCAATGGCTATGGACAACGATTTTCAAGGATATAGAGGCAAAGCGTTAGAGATTTTAAAGCAATATAATTCGAGAGTATGGGGTCAGGTGGAGATAGAGAGCACGCGCGGACAGTTTCGCGGAGTGGTGCTCCCGCGTGCCGAAACACACGACGAAAACCACCTAGTGCTGAAGTTCGAAACAGGCTATAACATAGGGGTAGATGTTCGCACCATTACCTTTATGAAAGAAGTGGGATACTCAAAGGCCAACTATAAAATTCCGGAGAAGGAGTTCCCCTACTCGAAGGGTAAGCCCAACGTAAAGTTACTCGGCACCGGAGGCACCATTGCTTCCCGCCTCGACTACCGCACGGGTGCCGTTATTCCGGCATTCTCACCCGGCGAACTTTACGGTGCCGTTCCTGAATTGGCAGATATCTGCAACATCACCACCGATAAACTCTTTGCCGTATTCAGCGAAAACATGGGCCCGGCACAATACATTGAGCTGGCAAAAGCTATTGGTCGCGAGATAGAGAATGGAATCGATGGTATTATTATTGGACATGGCACCGATACCCTTTCGCACACTGCCGCCGCGCTAACCTTTATGGTGCAAAACTCACCTGTCCCCATTGTCTTGGTGGGATCGCAGCGCTCCTCCGACCGTCCAAGCTCCGATGCAGCACTTAACCTGATGCATGCATCCTACACTGCAGGACATTCGGACATTGCCGAGGTGATGGTGTGCATGTTTGGACCTACTTCCGACGAATATGGATTTCTGCACCGCGGCACACGCGTTAGGAAGATGCACTCCTCCTACCGAAGCACCTTCCGCACCATTGGCGATACTCCTCTAGCAACCGTAAGCATGAAGGATGGCGTAAAACCTATCAAAACCGACTACAACAAGCGCCGTAGCGACCGAAAAGTAACCATACTTCCATACTTTGAAGAAAAGGTAGCAATTGTATATTACTATCCCAATATGATGCCCGATATGATTGATTCCCTCGTGGACAATGGGTATAAGGGTATCATCATTGCCGGAACTGGGTTGGGACACGTCAACAAGCCACTCTACCCGGCCATTGAGCGAGCAACCGCTAAGGGTGTTCACATCTTTATGTGCGTACAGACGCTTTGGGGATTTGCACACATGTTTGTGTACGATACTGGGCGTGATCTTATGGCCAAGGGTATTATTCCGGGCGAAAACATGCTCCCCGAAACCGCCTATATTAAGCTGGGCTGGGTGCTGGGTCAAACCAACGACCCCGAAGAGGTAAAACGCATGATGCTCACTCCTATTAACGATGAGATTACCCTGCGCGAACCTTACAATGGTTACCTAATATATCAGGGCGGCGTTCCGGAGGTAGAGGCGTTTATTAAGGATCATCATAAGTAAACCCGAGTTGGAAATTTACTCACTCGATTACTAGCCAACGTTGTAGATTGATATCAACAGCTTTATCTTTACGATCACTACAAGTGAAACGATGACGAATTAGGAGTGATGGATGCCGAGGACAAATCATCTCCTCATCTGTCACTTCTCTGTCGTCTATTACGGATACACTAAGGTTTTAGGCCCATTAAGACATGGCAAGTCGTTAAGTTTAGAAAAACGAAACCTGCGATTAGAACATTTCCAATAAAAAGACGTTTGGAAAGGAAAGGCGTATTTGCAAAAATGGATATTGAACCCTTCGATAATTTTATTAATTCACTAAGAGAAAGCCTACACAAAGGTCTTCCAGGTGAAACCGTGCAACGTACCATGGCCCCTGCCGCACGTCTAAAGTTGATGGAACACACAATTCCTGATGAAACAACTCGAATGAGTGCCGTGCTTATTCCAATTTTTCCACACGAAGGTAGAGCACACATTGTGTTTATAAAGCGTCAAACTTACGATGGCATACATAGCGCCCAAGTGGCCTTCCCAGGAGGAAAAAAGGAGGAGTCGGACGATAATATGTTGGAGACTGCGCTAAGGGAAGCTGAGGAGGAAGTCGGTATAAGGCCAGAATCTGTTACCATCCTAGGAACCCTTACACCGCTCTTTA
The window above is part of the Williamwhitmania taraxaci genome. Proteins encoded here:
- the gatD gene encoding Glu-tRNA(Gln) amidotransferase subunit GatD, whose protein sequence is MDNDFQGYRGKALEILKQYNSRVWGQVEIESTRGQFRGVVLPRAETHDENHLVLKFETGYNIGVDVRTITFMKEVGYSKANYKIPEKEFPYSKGKPNVKLLGTGGTIASRLDYRTGAVIPAFSPGELYGAVPELADICNITTDKLFAVFSENMGPAQYIELAKAIGREIENGIDGIIIGHGTDTLSHTAAALTFMVQNSPVPIVLVGSQRSSDRPSSDAALNLMHASYTAGHSDIAEVMVCMFGPTSDEYGFLHRGTRVRKMHSSYRSTFRTIGDTPLATVSMKDGVKPIKTDYNKRRSDRKVTILPYFEEKVAIVYYYPNMMPDMIDSLVDNGYKGIIIAGTGLGHVNKPLYPAIERATAKGVHIFMCVQTLWGFAHMFVYDTGRDLMAKGIIPGENMLPETAYIKLGWVLGQTNDPEEVKRMMLTPINDEITLREPYNGYLIYQGGVPEVEAFIKDHHK
- a CDS encoding NUDIX hydrolase, which encodes MERKGVFAKMDIEPFDNFINSLRESLHKGLPGETVQRTMAPAARLKLMEHTIPDETTRMSAVLIPIFPHEGRAHIVFIKRQTYDGIHSAQVAFPGGKKEESDDNMLETALREAEEEVGIRPESVTILGTLTPLFIPISNYLVLPVIGILKERPTFYPNLQEVEYIIEMPICQLLQPNSRSVITQNLGGLPLSTPHFKAGEDMIWGATAMILAEFIELIQPSSCY